Proteins co-encoded in one Papaver somniferum cultivar HN1 chromosome 5, ASM357369v1, whole genome shotgun sequence genomic window:
- the LOC113283547 gene encoding pentatricopeptide repeat-containing protein At2g33680-like: MTSLSESFITLLQDFTGNKNLKRGRFLHAQIIKTGLRFHPFVAKGLVNLYSKCGYLNEAKLQFEEIHEKDVVSWNCIINGYSKQGLPGSSLALKLFCQMRKENTLPNSFTMAGVFTSASNLSSASVGKQAHCLFIKVPNCSDVFAGSSLINMYCKSGLVCDARKAFEEMPKRNFVAWATMISGYASVRNAVEVLELFKLMRLEEDEQGLNEFVFTSVLSSLSSLELVENGKQIHCLGIKIGMLSFVSVGNALVTMYAKCENLDHAHGCFESLTDKNSITWSAMITGYAQSGDSNMALKYFSEMQLIGLRPTEFTLVGVLNACGDVTAIGQGKQVHSYLVKLGFESHLYIRTALINMYAKCAEINDARKGFDQLQEPNAVLWSSMIGGYVQNGANEEALSLYGRMQTEGILPNESTMASVLKACSTLAALEQGRQIHARTIKHGFGLEVSVGGALSTMYAKCGNVEDCNLVFRRMHKRDVVSWNATIYGLSQNGHGHEALQLFEEMKLHGAKPDYVTFVNVLSACSHLGLVENGWFYFKSMVADFRIKPQLKHFACMVDLLSRCGKLQEAKEFIESAAIDQQQCLWHILLGSCQRYRNFEIGLYSGERLMELGSKESSAYIMLSNMYADEGNWEDMERIRGLMRLRGINKEPGCSWIEIKSRVSVFVAGDQMHPLIGKIRSEVRRLTKQMQDSYKPVSDPNFYDISSLETDIL, translated from the coding sequence ATGACTTCTCTCTCGGAATCCTTCATTACTCTCTTGCAAGATTTTACCGGTAACAAAAACCTTAAAAGGGGTAGATTTTTACATGCCCAGATAATCAAAACAGGTTTAAGATTTCATCCTTTTGTTGCAAAGGGTCTTGTCAATTTGTACTCAAAATGTGGTTATTTAAACGAAGCGAAACTTCAATTCGAAGAAATACACGAAAAAGATGTAGTTTCATGGAACTGTATCATCAATGGCTATTCAAAACAAGGCCTTCCTGGTTCATCTCTCGCTTTAAAACTTTTCTGTCAGATGAGAAAAGAAAATACGTTGCCTAACTCTTTTACTATGGCTGGTGTTTTCACTTCCGCTTCAAATTTGTCGAGTGCTTCAGTCGGGAAACAAGCTCATTGTTTGTTTATAAAAGTCCCCAACTGTTCAGATGTTTTTGCTGGAAGTTCTTTGATTAATATGTACTGTAAATCAGGTCTTGTTTGTGATGCGCGTAAGGCTTTCGAGGAAATGCCGAAAAGGAATTTTGTTGCTTGGGCTACTATGATTTCTGGGTATGCTAGTGTGAGAAATGCAGTTGAGGTTTTAGAGCTATTTAAGTTGATGCGTTTGGAAGAGGATGAACAAGGGTtgaatgagtttgtttttacaAGTGTTCTTAGTTCTTTATCTAGTCTTGAATTGGTCGAAAATGGCAAGCAGATTCATTGTCTTGGGATTAAGATTGGAATGTTATCATTTGTATCTGTAGGAAATGCACTTGTTACCATGTATGCAAAATGTGAGAATTTAGATCATGCACATGGATGTTTTGAATCATTGACGGATAAGAATTCGATCACTTGGTCTGCAATGATCACTGGGTATGCACAGAGTGGGGATTCCAACATGGCTTTAAAGTATTTCTCAGAGATGCAACTTATTGGGCTTCGTCCTACTGAATTCACGCTTGTTGGTGTTCTTAATGCTTGTGGTGATGTAACAGCTATTGGACAAGGAAAACAAGTTCATAGTTATTTAGTGAAGTTAGGATTTGAGTCGCACCTCTATATCAGAACAGCTCTTATTAATATGTATGCTAAGTGCGCTGAAATCAATGATGCACGGAAGGGTTTTGATCAGTTACAAGAACCTAATGCGGTGTTATGGAGTTCAATGATAGGTGGATATGTGCAAAATGGTGCAAATGAAGAGGCTTTGAGTTTGTATGGCAGGATGCAAACGGAGGGTATTTTACCTAATGAGTCAACCATGGCTAGTGTACTCAAAGCTTGTTCAACCTTAGCAGCTTTGGAACAAGGGAGGCAAATTCATGCCAGAACAATTAAACATGGGTTTGGTTTAGAGGTCTCAGTTGGAGGTGCTTTATCGACTATGTATGCTAAGTGTGGGAATGTCGAAGATTGTAACCTTGTCTTCAGGAGAATGCACAAAAGAGATGTTGTTTCGTGGAACGCAACGATCTATGGTCTTTCTCAAAACGGGCATGGTCATGAAGCATTGCAACTATTCGAAGAGATGAAACTGCACGGCGCAAAACCTGATTATGTCACCTTCGTTAATGTCCTCTCGGCTTGTAGTCACTTAGGTTTGGTTGAAAATGGGTGGTTCTACTTCAAATCGATGGTTGCAGATTTTCGAATAAAACCTCAATTAAAACATTTCGCATGCATGGTTGATCTTCTTAGTCGATGTGGGAAGCTTCAAGAAGCTAAAGAATTCATTGAATCTGCTGCAATCGATCAGCAGCAGTGTCTCTGGCATATTTTATTGGGTTCTTGTCAAAGATATCGAAATTTTGAAATAGGACTTTATTCAGGAGAAAGATTAATGGAGTTAGGTTCAAAAGAATCATCTGCTTATATAATGTTGTCCAATATGTATGCTGATGAGGGTAACTGGGAAGATATGGAACGTATTAGAGGATTGATGAGACTCCGAGGAATAAACAAGGAACCTGGGTGCAGTTGGATTGAGATAAAGAGCCGAGTTTCTGTATTTGTTGCGGGAGATCAAATGCATCCACTGATTGGTAAAATTCGTTCCGAAGTTCGGCGATTGACTAAACAAATGCAAGATAGCTATAAACCAGTTTCTGATCCAaatttttatgatatttccagCTTAGAAACAGATATTCTGTAG